One genomic window of Nicotiana sylvestris chromosome 10, ASM39365v2, whole genome shotgun sequence includes the following:
- the LOC104225318 gene encoding LEAF RUST 10 DISEASE-RESISTANCEUS RECEPTOR-LIKE PROTEIN KINASE-like 1.1 has translation MDLFSWFFISILFHFWCFNSALVQNTSSSSCTKEFQCGNLGNLSFPFYKSTQIDCGLCKVDCEATPNPIIELDGVKYQALEKSEVFIKIKDTILGNLLENKSCQSFDRNLSLTISPSITYRFSPYLTLFKCNNSQKRHEEVFISTRYHSYNSCESFILYYNLSMDYYPGFPLPSSCSFIRLPVPSNSESKSEKNGLFGMLTDEVVLGWTVSDECNRCYYRGGRCQTDETTNKFHCYNTKGNKKVKVIVAVSAFIGLLFGLCTIACVIWFCKRRKNDSSPFLSRNTSGVSMIHQEIEERSQYLGIPVFSYRELEEATDKFNSSKQLGDGGYGTVYYGKLRDGKEVAVKRLYEHNHNQMKQFINEIEILTRLRHPNLVILYGCTSRRSRELFLVYEYIPNGTIADHLHGHRAKDKLLTWPIRLKIAIEIASALAYLHASDIIHRDVKTNNILLDNDFCVKVADFGLSKLFPNDVTHISTAPQGTPGYVDPQYHECYQLTDKSDVYSFGVVLVELISSMPAVDMNRHMHEINLANFAMNRILKCAFEEVIDPSLGFETNAEIRRMTISVAELAFQCLQGVKDMRPKMEEVLETLKTIKEGEWKNYHRKETSGKCTELRRVKPRLPSETEDAVLLKKNIPASPDTVIDTWASSSTTNSTGG, from the exons ATGGATTTATTTTCTTGGTTTTTTATTTCcattttgtttcatttttggtGCTTTAATTCAGCTCTAGTACAGAACACATCCTCCTCAAGTTGTACTAAAGAATTCCAATGTGGAAACTTAGGAAATTTGAGCTTTCCTTTCTACAAATCCACACAAATTGATTGTGGTTTGTGTAAAGTGGATTGTGAAGCTACTCCAAATCCCATAATTGAATTGGATGGAGTGAAATATCAAGCACTTGAGAAATCTGAAGTTTTCATCAAAATTAAGGACACTATTCTTGGAAATCTTTTGGAAAACAAGAGTTGCCAATCTTTTGATAGAAATCTGTCTTTAACAATCTCTCCTTCAATCACATATAGATTCAGCCCCTATCTCACTTTGTTCAAATGCAATAATAGCCAAAAGAGACATGAAGAAGTTTTCATTTCCACAAGATATCACAGCTACAATAGCTGTGAAAGTTTCATATTATACTATAACCTCTCAATGGATTACTATCCAGGATTTCCTCTTCCTAGTAGCTGTTCCTTTATTCGGCTGCCCGTGCCATCGAATTCAGAATCAAAATCAGAAAAAAATGGCCTATTTGGTATGTTAACTGATGAAGTTGTACTAGGATGGACTGTGTCTGATGAGTGTAATCGGTGTTACTATAGAGGAGGCAGATGTCAAACTGATGAAACTACTAACAAATTTCATTGTTATAATACCAAAG GAAATAAAAAAGTGAAAGTGATTGTTGCAG tttcagcatttatcgGTTTACTTTTTGGACTCTGCACAATTGCCTGTGTTATATGGTTTTGCAAGAGGAGGAAAAATGATTCTTCACCATTTCTTTCAAGAAATACATCTGGTGTTTCAATGATTCATCAAGAGATCGAGGAACGTAGCCAATATCTTGGAATCCCGGTATTCTCCTACAGAGAACTTGAAGAAGCCACCGACAAATTCAACTCTTCTAAACAACTTGGTGATGGAGGTTATGGAACTGTGTACTATG GGAAACTTAGAGATGGAAAAGAAGTTGCAGTTAAGCGCCTTTATGAGCACAATCACAACCAAATGAAACAGTTCATCAATGAAATTGAAATTCTTACTCGCCTTAGGCATCCGAATCTTGTTATCCTTTATGGATGCACATCAAGACGTAGTCGTGAACTCTTCCTTGTTTATGAGTACATTCCCAATGGAACAATTGCTGATCACCTGCACGGTCATAGAGCAAAGGATAAGTTACTTACATGGCCTATACGGCTCAAAATCGCTATAGAAATTGCCAGTGCATTGGCTTACCTTCATGCTTCTGACATCATACACCGCGATGTCAAGACTAATAACATTCTCCTGGACAATGACTTTTGTGTCAAAGTAGCAGATTTCGGGCTGTCAAAACTCTTCCCTAATGATGTTACTCATATCTCAACTGCACCTCAGGGGACCCCGGGATATGTTGATCCTCAATATCATGAATGTTACCAGCTTACTGATAAGAGTGATGTTTATAGCTTCGGGGTTGTCCTCGTCGAACTCATATCATCAATGCCTGCAGTGGATATGAATAGACATATGCACGAGATTAACTTGGCTAACTTCGCGATGAACAGGATACTAAAATGTGCGTTTGAGGAAGTGATCGATCCATCTCTTGGATTCGAGACAAATGCTGAAATTAGGAGGATGACTATATCAGTTGCAGAACTAGCTTTTCAGTGCCTGCAAGGTGTGAAGGACATgaggcctaaaatggaagaagtaCTCGAGACGTTGAAGACTATTAAGGAAGGTGAATGGAAAAATTACCACAGAAAGGAGACCAGTGGTAAATGTACTGAGCTTAGAAGGGTAAAACCGCGCCTTCCTTCTGAAACGGAGGATGCTGTGTTATTGAAGAAAAATATTCCAGCTTCACCTGATACTGTGATTGATACATGGGCTAGTAGCTCCACTACAAATAGTACTGGAGGTTGA